The following are encoded in a window of Natronoarchaeum philippinense genomic DNA:
- a CDS encoding V-type ATP synthase subunit F, which produces MSQEIAVVGSPDFTTGFRLAGVRKFENVPDDEKGDALDDAVERVLTDEGVGIVVMHSDDLDHLSRGVRQDVETSVEPVVVTLGGGAGSGGLREQIKRAIGIDLMEEDES; this is translated from the coding sequence ATGAGCCAAGAAATCGCTGTCGTCGGCAGCCCGGATTTCACCACAGGGTTCCGGCTTGCCGGCGTCCGGAAGTTCGAGAACGTCCCGGACGACGAGAAAGGCGACGCGCTCGACGACGCCGTCGAACGCGTCCTCACCGACGAGGGCGTCGGCATCGTCGTGATGCACTCCGACGACCTCGATCACCTCTCGCGGGGCGTGCGACAGGACGTCGAGACGAGCGTGGAGCCGGTCGTCGTCACCCTCGGTGGCGGCGCGGGCAGCGGCGGACTGCGCGAACAGATCAAGCGAGCGATCGGTATCGACCTGATGGAGGAAGACGAGAGCTAA
- a CDS encoding ATP synthase subunit A yields MSQATESESVREDGLIESVSGPVVTATDLDARMNDVVYVGHEGLMGEVIEIEGNVTTIQVYEETSGVGPGEPVENTGEPLSVDLGPGMLDSIYDGVQRPLEVLEDKMGAFLDRGVDAPGIDLDATWEFNPTVEEGDEVGPTDIVGTVPETESIEHKVMVPPDYEGGEVVAVESGTYDVEETIVELDNGEEVQMHQEWPVRQQRPAEEKRTPRTPLVSGQRILDGLFPIAKGGTAAIPGPFGSGKTVTQHQLAKWADADIVVYVGCGERGNEMTEVIEDFPELEDPKTGKPLMSRTCLIANTSNMPVAARESCIYTGITIAEFYRDMGYDVALMADSTSRWAEAMREISSRLEEMPGEEGYPAYLAARLAEFYERAGKFETLNGREGSVSAIGAVSPPGGDFSEPVTQNTLRIVKTFWALDADLAERRHFPSINWNESYSLYRDQLDPWYRDNVAQDYPELRQWAIDVLDEEDELQEIVQLVGKDALPEDQQLTLEVARYLREAWLQQNAFHDVDTYCEPTKTYRMLQAIQTFNDEAFEALDAGVPVEEIQDIDAAPQLNRMGVAEDYEEFISDLEDDITNQLRELY; encoded by the coding sequence ATGAGCCAAGCAACAGAATCCGAGTCCGTCCGCGAAGACGGACTCATCGAGAGCGTGAGCGGTCCCGTCGTGACCGCGACGGACCTCGACGCCCGGATGAACGACGTGGTCTACGTCGGTCACGAAGGGCTGATGGGCGAGGTCATCGAGATCGAAGGTAACGTTACGACGATTCAGGTGTACGAGGAGACGTCCGGCGTCGGGCCGGGCGAACCCGTCGAGAACACGGGCGAACCCCTGAGCGTCGACCTCGGGCCGGGAATGCTGGACTCCATCTACGACGGCGTCCAGCGTCCCCTAGAAGTGCTCGAAGACAAGATGGGCGCGTTCCTCGACCGCGGCGTCGACGCGCCGGGGATCGACCTCGACGCGACGTGGGAGTTCAACCCCACCGTCGAGGAGGGCGACGAAGTCGGCCCGACCGACATCGTCGGGACCGTTCCCGAGACCGAGAGCATCGAGCACAAAGTGATGGTGCCGCCGGACTACGAGGGCGGTGAGGTCGTCGCCGTCGAGTCGGGCACCTACGACGTCGAGGAGACGATCGTCGAGCTGGACAACGGCGAAGAGGTCCAGATGCACCAAGAGTGGCCGGTTCGCCAGCAGCGCCCGGCCGAGGAGAAGCGAACCCCGCGCACGCCCCTCGTGTCGGGGCAGCGCATTCTCGACGGCCTGTTCCCCATCGCGAAGGGCGGGACGGCCGCGATTCCCGGTCCGTTCGGGTCGGGCAAGACCGTCACCCAGCACCAGCTCGCTAAGTGGGCCGACGCGGACATCGTCGTCTACGTCGGCTGTGGCGAGCGCGGCAACGAGATGACGGAAGTGATCGAGGACTTCCCCGAGCTGGAAGACCCCAAGACGGGCAAGCCGCTGATGAGCCGAACCTGCCTCATCGCCAACACCTCGAACATGCCCGTCGCCGCCCGCGAGTCCTGTATCTACACGGGGATCACCATCGCGGAGTTCTACCGCGACATGGGCTACGACGTCGCGCTGATGGCCGACTCCACCTCCCGGTGGGCAGAGGCCATGCGCGAAATCTCCTCCCGACTGGAGGAGATGCCCGGCGAGGAGGGCTATCCCGCCTATCTGGCCGCTCGTCTGGCAGAGTTCTACGAGCGCGCCGGCAAGTTCGAGACGCTCAACGGCCGCGAGGGATCGGTGTCCGCGATCGGTGCCGTCTCCCCGCCGGGCGGTGACTTCTCCGAACCCGTCACCCAGAACACGCTGCGTATCGTCAAGACGTTCTGGGCGCTCGACGCCGACCTCGCCGAACGGCGTCACTTCCCCTCTATCAACTGGAACGAGTCCTACTCGCTGTATCGCGACCAGCTGGACCCGTGGTACCGCGACAACGTCGCGCAGGACTACCCCGAGCTGCGCCAGTGGGCGATCGACGTGCTCGACGAGGAGGACGAACTCCAGGAGATCGTCCAGCTCGTCGGCAAGGACGCCCTGCCGGAGGACCAGCAGCTGACCCTCGAGGTCGCCCGTTACCTCCGTGAGGCGTGGCTCCAGCAGAACGCGTTCCACGACGTGGACACGTACTGCGAGCCGACGAAGACCTACCGCATGCTACAGGCGATCCAGACGTTCAACGACGAGGCGTTCGAGGCGCTCGACGCCGGCGTTCCCGTCGAGGAGATCCAAGACATCGACGCCGCCCCGCAGCTCAATCGTATGGGCGTCGCCGAGGACTACGAGGAGTTCATCAGCGATCTCGAAGACGACATCACGAACCAGCTCCGGGAGCTGTACTAA